The following proteins are encoded in a genomic region of Brachypodium distachyon strain Bd21 chromosome 1, Brachypodium_distachyon_v3.0, whole genome shotgun sequence:
- the LOC100829369 gene encoding ADP,ATP carrier protein ER-ANT1 has product MAAAATKGGADACRREQERARRPKPSRVAADFAMGGAAAVVAKTGAAPVERVKLLLQNQAEMLRRGGLTRPYKGIADAFARVLREEGAAALWRGNQANVIRYFPTQACNFAFKGYFKSLFGYDKERDGKWKWLASNVACGSAAGATTSSLLYHLDYARTRLATDAIESRGNKRQFRGLLDVYKKTLASDGIPGLYRGFSVSIVGITLYRGLYFGIYDTMKPLVLVGPLEGNFLASFALGWAITTFSGACAYPFDTIRRRMMLTSGQPFKYRNAFHAVKQIVSTEGFFTLFRGVGANILSGMAGAGVLAGYDQLQRFAGQHDYRFGSKMKGALK; this is encoded by the exons atggccgcggcggcgaccaagggcggcgccgacgcctGCCGGCGGGAGCAGGAGCGCGCCCGGAGGCCGAAGCCCTCTAGGGTGGCGGCGGACTTCGCcatgggcggcgcggcggcggtggtggccaAGACtggggcggcgccggtggagcgcgtgaagctgctgctgcagaacCAGGCGGAGATGCTGCGCCGCGGGGGTCTCACGCGGCCCTACAAGGGGATCGCCGACGCCTTCGCCCGCGTGCTCCGGGAGgaaggcgccgccgcgctctgGCGGGGGAACCAGGCCAATGTCATCCGGTACTTCCCCACCCAG GCTTGCAACTTTGCATTCAAAGGCTACTTCAAGAGCTTATTTGGCTATGATAAGGAGAGAGACGGTAAGTGGAAATGGCTAGCTAGCAATGTAGCATGCGGCAGCGCTGCAGGAGCTACAACGTCGTCTCTGCTATACCATCTCGACTATGCACGAACTCGGCTAGCTACTGACGCGATTGAATCCCGGGGAAACAAACGTCAGTTCAGGGGGTTGCTGGATGTCTACAAGAAGACACTTGCGAGTGATGGTATTCCTGGATTGTATCGAGGCTTCAGTGTGTCTATTGTGGGCATCACTCTATACCGGGGTCTCTATTTTGGCATATATGACACCATGAAGCCTCTCGTCCTAGTAGGGCCATTGGAG GGAAATTTCCTGGCCAGTTTTGCTTTGGGCTGGGCAATAACTACATTCTCTGGGGCCTGCGCTTATCCATTCGACACAATCCGACGTAGGATGATGTTAACTTCAGGGCAACCATTTAAATACAGGAACGCCTTCCATGCCGTAAAACAGATAGTTTCCACCGAAGGGTTCTTCACACTATTCAGAGGTGTTGGTGCAAATATTCTCTCAGGAATGGCAGGAGCTGGAGTTCTTGCTGGGTACGACCAGCTTCAACGGTTTGCGGGCCAGCATGATTACAGATTTGGGAGCAAGATGAAAGGAGCATTGAAGTGA